In a genomic window of Sulfurimonas denitrificans DSM 1251:
- a CDS encoding heat shock protein transcriptional repressor HspR — MIHDYDEPVYLISIVAKVLEIHPQTLRQYERENLVTPSRSNGKIRLYSQRDIDRIKLILRLTRELGVNLAGVDIILRLKENVDGMEQDILDLRQEVMRAKNSQTVSHDKALVAKKSIYEMIIFKK, encoded by the coding sequence ATGATTCATGATTATGACGAACCAGTATATTTAATAAGTATCGTTGCAAAAGTTTTAGAAATACATCCACAGACGCTTAGGCAGTATGAGAGAGAAAATCTTGTAACTCCATCAAGGTCAAATGGAAAGATAAGACTCTATTCACAAAGGGATATAGATAGAATAAAACTTATACTAAGACTCACACGTGAGCTTGGAGTAAATCTTGCTGGAGTTGATATTATCTTGAGATTAAAAGAGAATGTTGATGGAATGGAACAGGATATTTTAGATCTTAGACAAGAAGTTATGAGAGCAAAAAACTCTCAAACAGTCTCTCACGATAAAGCGCTTGTTGCTAAAAAAAGTATCTACGAGATGATAATTTTTAAGAAGTAA
- a CDS encoding 3'-5' exonuclease, whose protein sequence is MLIFLDVETTGLENGDKICSIGIICVSETAIFSKYELVNEGKKISSKASSINHITNEMIKDKPKFKDSKTWEILHENNNQSSTIIAHNVNFDLKMLLQSGFLWQGKVVDTLRVTKHLIPECEEFSLQFLRYELKLYKDEKKEAAKYSAEISAHNALSDALHVKLLYEYLLEIKEHDELVALSLKNVLIEKFNFGKYKGRYIEEISMCDRGYLEWMLLHVADLDEDLRYSIRGVL, encoded by the coding sequence ATGTTGATTTTTTTGGATGTAGAGACGACGGGGCTAGAAAATGGTGATAAAATCTGCTCAATCGGAATAATTTGCGTTAGTGAAACTGCTATTTTTTCAAAGTATGAACTTGTAAATGAGGGCAAAAAAATATCGTCAAAAGCCTCAAGTATAAACCATATAACAAACGAGATGATAAAAGATAAGCCAAAATTTAAAGATAGCAAGACATGGGAAATTTTACATGAGAATAATAATCAAAGCTCAACTATAATCGCACACAACGTAAACTTTGACCTTAAAATGTTACTACAAAGTGGATTTTTGTGGCAAGGTAAAGTGGTTGATACTCTCAGAGTAACCAAACATCTCATCCCAGAGTGTGAAGAGTTCTCCTTACAATTTTTAAGGTACGAGTTAAAACTTTATAAAGATGAGAAAAAAGAGGCTGCAAAGTACAGTGCAGAGATATCAGCGCATAATGCTCTTAGTGACGCATTGCATGTAAAACTTCTATATGAGTATCTCTTAGAGATAAAAGAGCATGATGAGTTAGTAGCTTTGAGTTTAAAAAATGTCTTAATTGAGAAATTTAATTTTGGAAAGTATAAAGGTCGTTACATAGAAGAGATAAGCATGTGCGACAGAGGCTATTTAGAGTGGATGCTCTTACATGTAGCGGATTTGGATGAAGATTTAAGATATAGCATAAGAGGGGTTTTATAA
- a CDS encoding DnaJ family protein: protein MAKSLYDTLEISENATEAEIKKAYRKLARQYHPDVNKEKGAEDKFKEINSAYEILSDKKKKAQYDAHGDNMFGGQNFHDFSRSHGGGSGDLDEILRSMFSGGGGFGGFGGSSFGGGGFGGHQQPNLDIETSVTIPFSVSILGGSHSVAVNGERFDIKIPAGVNSGEKMRVKGKGHAQGGRAGDLFLKINVASNPEYIRDGDDLVKKFDVPLYAALFGDKITIQTLEKEIKLKIPQNTKNNQRFRVKEMGAMNRKTKERGNLYLEANIVLPKIEDLDEKLAELMQEKLPKE, encoded by the coding sequence ATGGCAAAATCTTTATATGACACACTTGAAATCTCAGAGAATGCAACTGAAGCAGAGATAAAAAAAGCGTATAGAAAATTAGCAAGACAGTATCACCCAGATGTAAACAAAGAGAAGGGAGCTGAGGATAAATTTAAAGAGATAAACTCAGCGTATGAGATACTAAGCGATAAAAAGAAAAAAGCACAATATGACGCTCACGGCGATAATATGTTCGGTGGACAAAATTTTCATGACTTCTCACGCTCACATGGTGGCGGAAGTGGCGATTTGGATGAGATATTAAGAAGTATGTTCTCAGGGGGAGGCGGTTTTGGAGGGTTTGGTGGCTCTTCATTCGGCGGTGGCGGTTTTGGCGGACATCAACAACCAAATCTTGATATAGAAACAAGTGTCACAATACCATTTAGTGTTTCAATCCTTGGAGGCTCTCACTCTGTTGCAGTAAATGGAGAACGATTTGACATAAAAATTCCAGCAGGTGTAAATAGTGGAGAGAAGATGCGTGTTAAGGGCAAAGGACATGCTCAAGGAGGACGTGCAGGAGACCTGTTTTTAAAGATAAATGTAGCCTCTAATCCTGAGTACATAAGAGATGGCGATGATTTGGTTAAAAAGTTTGATGTTCCTCTTTATGCAGCACTATTTGGAGATAAAATAACTATACAAACGTTAGAAAAAGAGATAAAGTTAAAAATCCCTCAAAATACAAAAAATAACCAAAGATTCCGTGTAAAAGAGATGGGTGCTATGAATCGCAAGACAAAAGAGCGTGGAAATTTATATCTTGAAGCAAATATAGTTTTACCAAAGATTGAAGACCTTGATGAAAAATTAGCAGAACTAATGCAAGAAAAACTACCAAAGGAGTAA
- the murA gene encoding UDP-N-acetylglucosamine 1-carboxyvinyltransferase, with protein MDYLQIKKSPKLHGEIKISGAKNAALPLIAMSILAKNIVTIKNLPHVADIKTLLKLLSNLGAECSSSWENYSTTINTSTLNQTKATYDIVKTMRASILVLGPILARFGHCEVSLPGGCAIGQRPIDLHLKALEQMGAVINIEAGYIHAIAPDGLKGCNIIFDKITVTGTANIVMAAALAKGVTTITNAAREPEVVQLCEILNASGVKIEGIETAVLTIHGTGGELLEIAPFSVIPDRIEAGTYLCAGAITKSELTLKGANAKHLGAVLSKLEEMGSKFTITDDSITIHPSKIIKHVKIVTQEYPAFPTDMQAQFLALATQADGTSIIEERLFENRFMHVSELQRMGADISLNGNVATVNGHSKLSGTDVMATDLRASSALVLAGLVADGITDVHRIYHLDRGYDSLEKKLQNVGADISRLKE; from the coding sequence ATGGATTACTTACAAATTAAAAAATCTCCTAAACTACATGGCGAAATAAAAATTTCTGGTGCAAAAAATGCAGCTCTGCCACTAATTGCCATGAGCATACTTGCTAAGAACATAGTTACTATAAAAAATCTTCCACATGTAGCAGATATTAAAACTCTTTTAAAACTCTTATCAAACTTGGGTGCAGAGTGTTCATCCTCATGGGAAAATTATTCCACAACCATAAATACATCAACTCTAAATCAGACAAAAGCGACTTATGATATTGTAAAAACTATGCGCGCTTCTATCTTAGTCCTTGGTCCAATATTAGCGAGATTTGGTCACTGTGAAGTATCTCTTCCTGGTGGATGTGCCATCGGACAACGCCCAATTGATTTGCATTTAAAAGCTTTAGAGCAGATGGGTGCTGTAATAAATATAGAAGCTGGTTATATCCATGCCATTGCACCAGATGGGCTAAAGGGTTGCAATATTATTTTTGACAAGATTACAGTAACAGGAACTGCAAATATCGTTATGGCAGCAGCTCTAGCCAAGGGAGTAACAACAATAACAAATGCTGCAAGAGAGCCTGAAGTGGTTCAACTTTGTGAAATACTAAATGCTAGTGGAGTAAAGATTGAGGGGATTGAAACTGCGGTTTTAACTATTCATGGAACTGGTGGAGAACTTCTAGAGATTGCACCTTTTAGTGTTATACCAGATCGAATTGAGGCTGGAACTTATCTATGTGCTGGCGCTATTACAAAGTCAGAGCTTACCCTAAAAGGAGCTAATGCAAAACATTTAGGCGCTGTTTTATCAAAGCTTGAAGAGATGGGAAGCAAATTTACTATAACAGATGACTCTATTACTATCCACCCATCGAAAATCATCAAACATGTAAAAATTGTAACGCAAGAGTATCCTGCTTTTCCTACCGATATGCAAGCTCAGTTTTTAGCACTTGCAACACAAGCAGATGGAACTTCTATAATCGAGGAGAGACTCTTTGAGAACAGATTTATGCATGTTAGTGAACTTCAAAGAATGGGTGCAGATATCTCTTTAAATGGAAATGTAGCAACAGTAAACGGCCACTCAAAATTGAGTGGAACTGATGTGATGGCAACAGATTTAAGAGCTTCAAGTGCTTTGGTTTTAGCTGGTTTAGTCGCAGATGGAATTACTGATGTTCACCGCATTTACCACCTAGATAGAGGTTATGACTCTTTAGAGAAAAAGCTGCAAAATGTTGGTGCAGATATTTCAAGACTAAAAGAGTAG